One genomic segment of Rubripirellula tenax includes these proteins:
- a CDS encoding FHA domain-containing protein — MTSARLILLTGSLAGIEAPLMHGYYMIGRHAECQIRPKSRSVSRRHSLIHCHDNGVRLMDLGSTSGTHVNEEPIEHKTWFDLKENDVVRFGKVTFRVRLASEAATGDKLMAIDRRASGRSLVTSRVSPPPAPNHRPTTHDSKRSPEGQPLASPQLRQTMVSGAAWETFDIAGFLESQDDQDREERYSQIRSKNAALVERENRHDQGLDDSKIDHNDIDDEPAAGAVALIESGSTTIRSDRPTKMRLGKTVAPKSASPLRVLGWPSGLLTSADSGTLKLAAAMLATVTILGLASWKLYQFSSGPEVRVIDQID; from the coding sequence ATGACATCCGCTCGATTGATCCTGTTAACGGGAAGCCTCGCCGGAATTGAGGCGCCGTTGATGCACGGTTACTACATGATCGGCCGTCACGCCGAGTGCCAGATTCGCCCCAAGAGTCGCTCGGTCAGCCGACGGCATTCGTTGATTCATTGCCATGACAACGGCGTGCGACTGATGGATCTTGGCAGCACCAGTGGCACTCACGTCAACGAAGAACCGATCGAACATAAGACCTGGTTCGACCTGAAAGAGAACGATGTCGTCCGTTTCGGGAAGGTCACCTTTCGCGTCCGCCTGGCCTCGGAAGCCGCGACAGGCGACAAGTTGATGGCCATCGACCGACGCGCGAGCGGGCGATCACTGGTCACGTCGCGGGTGTCACCACCACCGGCACCCAATCATCGGCCGACGACCCACGATTCAAAGCGGTCACCCGAGGGCCAACCTTTGGCATCGCCGCAACTGCGACAAACCATGGTAAGCGGCGCCGCATGGGAGACCTTCGACATCGCCGGGTTCTTGGAATCGCAAGACGACCAAGACCGCGAGGAACGCTACAGCCAAATCCGATCCAAGAACGCGGCTCTGGTCGAAAGGGAAAACCGACACGACCAAGGGCTCGACGACAGCAAAATCGATCACAACGACATCGACGACGAACCAGCAGCCGGTGCGGTCGCGTTGATCGAATCAGGATCCACGACGATTCGGAGCGACCGACCGACCAAGATGCGGCTCGGAAAAACGGTCGCGCCGAAATCGGCCTCGCCCCTCCGTGTACTGGGCTGGCCTAGCGGATTGCTCACTTCGGCTGATTCGGGAACATTGAAGCTCGCTGCGGCCATGCTGGCCACCGTTACGATCCTGGGGCTAGCTAGCTGGAAGCTCTATCAGTTCTCATCTGGGCCTGAAGTTCGCGTGATCGACCAAATCGACTGA
- a CDS encoding glycosyltransferase family 4 protein — protein MKSADPIPSPKDAHVVFLVNFVAPNLIAVCQQIASRVGKFTVLSSVAMESNRDWKTEWGDLDVRVQKTWTITRHPKHPGGYQEVNYIHIPLDTLSQLRRLNPDVVVSLELGARTAWSTLYRTLHRQCVHVTTVYASERSESGRGRLRGWLRRRLLRRAPWVTYNGPSCKRLLESFGADPDRMSPWNYAADPNKAYRGPLTPRGDRSSIQLLTVGQLSERKGILPALEQLSKWAIDHPENRLHWNVVGNGPQLETIKAATLPENLTMTLHGHCCPDQIAAQYRDNDMMLFPTLADEWGLVVDESLQSGLPVIGSLHSQSVTTLLTDGIEGMVYDPEVPTSLADALDRLMAMSDEAYARMPSQARQVGETRTPEASAQQFVDAVAFALAAKHVNSKNESRQQPDPVQR, from the coding sequence ATGAAATCAGCCGACCCAATCCCTTCGCCCAAAGACGCACACGTCGTTTTCTTAGTCAACTTCGTTGCACCCAATTTGATTGCGGTATGCCAACAAATTGCGTCGCGTGTTGGGAAGTTCACGGTCCTTTCATCGGTCGCGATGGAATCCAATCGCGATTGGAAAACCGAGTGGGGTGATCTCGACGTACGCGTCCAGAAAACGTGGACCATCACGCGCCACCCCAAGCATCCCGGTGGTTACCAAGAAGTCAATTACATCCACATTCCGCTCGATACGCTCAGCCAGCTTCGTCGATTGAATCCCGATGTGGTCGTGTCACTTGAATTGGGGGCCCGCACGGCTTGGTCAACCTTGTACCGAACCCTGCATCGCCAATGCGTTCACGTGACCACCGTTTATGCGTCGGAGCGCAGCGAAAGTGGTCGCGGGCGCCTCCGTGGCTGGCTTCGGCGCCGACTGCTGCGCCGGGCTCCATGGGTCACGTACAATGGCCCCAGTTGCAAACGTTTGTTGGAATCGTTTGGCGCCGATCCAGACCGGATGTCACCGTGGAACTACGCCGCGGATCCGAACAAGGCGTATCGTGGGCCCTTGACGCCGCGCGGCGATCGATCATCGATTCAATTGTTGACGGTTGGACAACTGAGCGAGCGCAAAGGGATCTTGCCGGCGCTGGAACAACTTTCGAAATGGGCGATCGATCATCCGGAAAATCGATTGCATTGGAATGTGGTGGGCAACGGTCCTCAGTTGGAAACCATCAAGGCCGCAACCTTACCCGAAAACCTGACGATGACCCTGCACGGTCACTGCTGTCCCGACCAAATTGCCGCTCAGTACCGCGACAACGATATGATGCTGTTCCCAACGCTCGCCGATGAATGGGGACTGGTCGTTGACGAGTCGCTGCAATCGGGGTTGCCGGTCATCGGCAGCCTTCACAGTCAGTCGGTCACAACGCTGTTGACCGATGGAATCGAAGGAATGGTCTATGATCCCGAAGTGCCGACATCGTTGGCGGACGCACTGGACCGATTGATGGCGATGTCGGATGAAGCCTATGCTCGAATGCCGTCACAAGCACGCCAGGTCGGCGAGACTCGCACTCCCGAGGCATCTGCCCAACAGTTCGTCGATGCGGTCGCATTTGCGCTCGCCGCCAAACACGTCAACTCAAAGAATGAATCACGTCAACAGCCCGATCCGGTGCAACGATGA
- a CDS encoding lipopolysaccharide biosynthesis protein, protein MKLESTLTEPDTPTAPPPPACEDVAADLESGSGRASGTIKRKALQFASTVGFAFAIVGLQLGQGILLARLLGPVGRGEYAAAVLYAQMFLYVGLFGGLEVICRRAADDEHAGDRFQLRRAALWLGITTGTVTSLITIVLNLVALPGDKRYLIPIAILCSLSIVGQHAMLIMTAVDRGSGEFGKYNLRRLIAAAAFPLMLVIAAMTMPIDVMTTATLFVLASVISMAACLIGVPKPFRGESAPSVKTLVRESRPYGYSMLVTDLFERLDLFMVLWLAPLIEQGFYAAMVPAVYPLTVIPNTLGLFLFNAAANRDSRLVTRDIHRILGSSLAVQGASTIAFMVLIGPLVKLFYGNDFEPAIQFAMWLAPASAIKGVLQGLDSYLKGRGRPLAPIRARFLAIAVMVGSTWALFDTYGTLSIAMAALAGQVVCLIWLTSIVYSDVQHQDIEL, encoded by the coding sequence ATGAAGCTTGAATCCACCCTCACCGAACCCGACACGCCGACGGCCCCGCCGCCGCCGGCGTGCGAGGACGTCGCTGCTGATTTAGAATCCGGTTCGGGTCGGGCCAGCGGAACGATCAAGCGGAAAGCACTCCAATTTGCGTCGACCGTTGGATTCGCGTTCGCCATCGTCGGGCTGCAACTGGGCCAGGGCATCTTGTTGGCGCGGTTGCTCGGTCCGGTCGGCCGGGGCGAATATGCTGCGGCCGTTTTGTATGCACAGATGTTTTTGTACGTCGGACTGTTCGGCGGCTTGGAAGTCATTTGCCGCCGCGCCGCCGACGATGAACACGCCGGCGATCGATTTCAATTGCGACGCGCGGCGCTGTGGCTGGGGATCACGACCGGCACCGTCACATCACTGATCACGATCGTTTTGAATCTGGTCGCGTTGCCCGGCGACAAACGCTATTTGATTCCGATCGCTATCCTGTGCTCGCTCAGCATCGTTGGCCAACATGCGATGTTGATCATGACAGCCGTCGATCGCGGCAGCGGCGAGTTTGGAAAATACAACCTGCGCCGATTGATTGCCGCGGCTGCGTTTCCGTTGATGCTGGTCATCGCCGCGATGACGATGCCGATCGATGTCATGACAACGGCAACACTTTTTGTTCTGGCGTCCGTGATTTCGATGGCGGCATGTCTGATCGGTGTTCCCAAACCGTTCCGTGGCGAGTCGGCGCCCAGCGTCAAGACGCTGGTGCGCGAGAGCCGACCGTACGGCTATTCGATGCTGGTGACCGATCTGTTTGAACGCCTCGATTTGTTCATGGTGCTGTGGTTGGCACCATTGATCGAACAAGGCTTTTACGCAGCGATGGTTCCGGCGGTGTATCCGTTGACCGTCATTCCGAACACTTTAGGACTGTTCCTGTTCAATGCAGCTGCCAATCGAGACAGTCGCCTTGTCACACGAGACATCCACCGCATCCTGGGTTCGTCACTTGCCGTGCAAGGTGCGAGCACGATCGCGTTCATGGTGTTGATCGGACCGTTGGTGAAGCTCTTTTACGGCAATGACTTTGAACCAGCGATCCAGTTCGCGATGTGGTTAGCGCCGGCATCGGCGATCAAGGGTGTGCTGCAAGGACTCGACAGCTATTTGAAAGGTCGCGGCAGACCGCTCGCACCCATTCGAGCTCGTTTTTTGGCGATCGCCGTCATGGTCGGATCGACATGGGCGCTGTTCGATACGTATGGAACCCTGTCCATTGCCATGGCAGCACTTGCAGGCCAGGTGGTCTGCCTGATTTGGCTGACCAGCATTGTCTATTCAGATGTCCAGCATCAAGACATTGAGCTATGA
- the truA gene encoding tRNA pseudouridine(38-40) synthase TruA — protein MPGTFKLTVAYDGTDFAGWQVQSNTRKRTIQGALQRAVKKVTGDDAIVTGSGRTDAGVHAIAQVASVRIPQWRHPAKTLIRAINVRLPDTISVIDAEDAADDFHPIRDAVGKRYRYQLQIGGMRDAFDHRYRWHHHMQLDLDAMRDAATRIVGKKDFASFQGAGSVRKTTTRDVRACDIFIQDTTNEDRQHIAIEVEADGFLYNMVRNIVGSLVSVGIGRREPQWIDEVIAAKDRTKAAQTAPAHGLFLIRVDYPQPDEVGTA, from the coding sequence GTGCCCGGCACCTTCAAGCTGACCGTCGCCTACGACGGTACCGATTTCGCCGGCTGGCAAGTTCAATCCAATACCCGCAAGCGAACCATCCAGGGTGCGCTGCAGCGGGCGGTTAAGAAAGTGACCGGCGACGATGCAATTGTCACCGGCAGCGGCCGAACCGACGCCGGCGTTCACGCGATCGCGCAAGTCGCCAGCGTTCGCATTCCCCAGTGGCGGCATCCCGCCAAGACCCTGATACGCGCGATCAATGTGCGATTGCCCGACACGATCTCCGTGATTGATGCGGAAGACGCCGCCGATGATTTTCATCCGATCCGCGATGCAGTCGGCAAACGCTATCGATATCAGCTGCAAATTGGGGGCATGCGTGACGCGTTCGACCATCGATATCGATGGCACCATCACATGCAACTGGATCTGGATGCGATGCGCGACGCAGCCACGCGGATCGTCGGCAAAAAGGACTTCGCCAGCTTCCAAGGCGCCGGCTCGGTTCGCAAGACGACCACGCGAGACGTTCGCGCGTGCGATATTTTCATTCAAGATACGACGAACGAAGATCGACAACATATCGCCATTGAAGTCGAAGCAGATGGGTTTCTTTACAACATGGTCCGTAACATCGTCGGGTCACTGGTCAGCGTGGGAATCGGCCGACGCGAACCGCAGTGGATCGACGAAGTGATTGCGGCCAAGGATCGAACCAAGGCCGCGCAAACCGCACCGGCGCACGGACTGTTTTTGATTCGAGTCGACTACCCGCAGCCCGACGAGGTCGGCACGGCCTGA
- a CDS encoding glycosyltransferase, which yields MSVAPRTTTDNPLPPAATPMHVAVYMADQNPHRDRSQGITSMTRTLMDEFAVRDDLRLTQIVSSSSHRQTQPNIQTSSIPFRTDGRAGRLIADAIHPWIARPDVDLWYYPKGYAPRSVKPYHPSVGTMHDTIVQYYADHYPDSRSPRAFRYWIELTKRSLQEFSYVLTISQHAAGQLREFCDRYQITPPPIEVTYEGSSWESVRDVRYEKNECVTHLASQAPHKGTNRLLKFWETLQSRGRDLPRLELIGRLDKEGEQIATRLRNFVQHPPQPLEDLQTTIGRARALLLPSEIEGFGLPALEAYYVGTPTCYVRGTSVGEVVDERGRAGEFDLTDVDDFERSFDWALSIDEPTIRSIGDAMYDRFSNKVIAERIVAAFRRAVSV from the coding sequence ATGAGCGTGGCGCCCCGCACAACGACGGACAATCCTTTGCCGCCCGCCGCGACGCCGATGCACGTCGCCGTGTACATGGCCGACCAAAACCCCCATCGCGATCGCAGCCAAGGCATCACGTCGATGACCCGGACGTTGATGGACGAATTTGCCGTTCGCGATGATCTACGTCTGACTCAGATCGTCAGCAGCAGTTCGCATCGGCAAACGCAACCCAACATCCAAACCAGCTCGATTCCGTTTCGTACCGATGGTCGAGCGGGTCGTTTGATCGCCGACGCCATCCATCCTTGGATAGCTCGTCCAGATGTGGATCTGTGGTACTACCCCAAGGGCTACGCGCCGCGATCGGTAAAACCGTATCATCCATCGGTGGGCACGATGCACGACACCATTGTCCAATACTACGCCGACCACTATCCCGATTCGCGAAGCCCGCGTGCGTTTCGATATTGGATCGAGCTGACCAAACGCAGCCTGCAAGAATTTTCGTACGTGCTGACGATCTCGCAACATGCCGCCGGGCAACTGAGAGAGTTTTGCGATCGCTATCAGATCACGCCGCCGCCGATCGAGGTCACCTACGAAGGCAGTTCATGGGAATCGGTCCGCGACGTTCGTTACGAAAAAAATGAATGCGTGACTCACCTGGCGTCGCAAGCGCCCCATAAAGGCACCAATCGATTACTGAAGTTCTGGGAAACGCTCCAATCGCGTGGCCGCGACTTACCACGTTTGGAATTGATCGGTCGCCTGGACAAAGAAGGCGAGCAGATCGCCACCAGACTGCGCAACTTCGTGCAACATCCGCCGCAGCCACTCGAGGATTTACAAACAACGATCGGGCGAGCGCGAGCCTTGTTGTTGCCCAGCGAAATCGAGGGCTTCGGCTTGCCCGCGTTGGAAGCGTATTACGTGGGGACGCCAACGTGTTATGTTCGCGGCACATCCGTCGGCGAAGTCGTCGACGAACGGGGCAGGGCAGGGGAGTTTGATTTGACCGATGTCGACGACTTCGAGCGGTCGTTCGACTGGGCGCTTTCAATCGACGAGCCAACGATCCGATCGATTGGCGACGCGATGTACGATCGTTTTTCAAACAAAGTAATCGCAGAACGCATCGTCGCGGCTTTTCGCCGCGCCGTTTCCGTGTGA
- a CDS encoding aspartate-semialdehyde dehydrogenase, producing MYETIALVGATGAVGRIVLDQIVSRKLPYKRLKLLASERSVGKEVRVGDQTIKVELLEPDAFKNVDLVIGSTPDEVAAEFAPWAVAAGAVVVDESGFWRMDAKVPLVIPEVNPDAVDHHSGIIASPNCSTTQMVVALAPLHKAARVKRVIVSTYQATSGAGLAGNEELRDSIRDSLAGKTHPPKTFAHPIAFNLIPQIGSEKQDGYTSEEMKMVYETRKILGDDDIQVCPTCVRVPVLIGHSESILVETERPLTVMEATELFRGADGVTVVDDLAAKQYPMPLDCDGKDDVFVGRIRHDISGSGGIAFWCVSDNLRKGAATNAVQIAELLMRKAAAV from the coding sequence GTGTACGAAACCATTGCCCTGGTCGGCGCTACTGGCGCCGTTGGACGAATCGTTCTTGACCAAATCGTCTCGCGAAAATTGCCTTACAAGCGATTGAAGCTTTTGGCGTCCGAGCGTTCGGTCGGCAAAGAAGTTCGCGTCGGCGATCAAACGATCAAGGTCGAACTGCTTGAACCCGATGCGTTCAAGAACGTCGATTTGGTCATCGGCAGCACGCCCGACGAAGTGGCGGCCGAGTTCGCGCCCTGGGCGGTCGCCGCCGGTGCTGTCGTCGTCGACGAAAGCGGTTTTTGGCGAATGGATGCGAAGGTTCCGTTAGTCATCCCCGAAGTGAATCCCGACGCGGTGGATCATCACAGCGGGATCATTGCCAGTCCCAACTGCAGCACGACTCAGATGGTCGTCGCACTTGCGCCGCTGCACAAAGCCGCTCGTGTCAAACGAGTCATCGTCAGCACGTATCAAGCGACCAGCGGTGCGGGACTGGCCGGCAACGAAGAACTTCGCGACAGCATTCGTGATTCGTTGGCGGGCAAGACTCATCCGCCAAAAACGTTCGCGCACCCCATCGCTTTCAACCTGATCCCCCAGATCGGATCGGAGAAGCAAGACGGTTACACCAGCGAAGAAATGAAAATGGTGTACGAGACGCGCAAGATCCTCGGCGACGATGATATCCAAGTGTGTCCGACGTGCGTTCGCGTCCCCGTCTTGATCGGACACAGCGAGTCGATTCTGGTCGAAACCGAACGGCCGTTGACCGTGATGGAAGCCACCGAATTGTTCCGTGGCGCCGATGGCGTGACCGTCGTCGATGATTTGGCGGCCAAGCAGTATCCGATGCCGCTGGATTGCGACGGCAAGGATGATGTCTTTGTCGGTCGAATTCGTCATGACATCAGCGGATCGGGTGGAATCGCGTTCTGGTGCGTCAGCGATAACCTGCGCAAAGGCGCGGCGACCAACGCGGTACAAATCGCCGAGTTGTTGATGCGTAAAGCCGCCGCGGTCTAA
- a CDS encoding formylglycine-generating enzyme family protein, protein MRLSNPSTSTRRRVLSSAITSSVIAAIAIAISATPVLAEAPATTAVAAQDTLGISATQPESGPSVKVDGGYMVPYTSTIPGTDVTIEMVPVPGGKFLMGSPDDEADRGDDEGPQVDVIVDPMWVAKTETTWAQFKEFMRLYAIFKSFEASGQRPVNDDNRVDAITAPTELYEPSYTFEYGEDPAQPAVTMTLYSAQQFTKWLSRVTGIQYRLPTEAEWEYAARAGSTTPYSWGDDEGAIDDYAWYFDNADSGQMPVGTKKPNAFGLHDMHGNVAELTVNMHTETYDEYKSQEPINATDVLKWGTESASGVVARGGSWESDAEQVRSAARIFSDDEAWKEEDPNFPRSPWWFTSDPARGVGFRLFRGYTPIPADKVTNFYEAVAEEVISDVESRVQGGRGGYGLVDPTLPDAIRDMK, encoded by the coding sequence ATGCGATTGAGCAACCCTTCCACATCGACTCGTCGACGTGTCTTGTCGTCCGCGATCACGTCTTCCGTGATCGCCGCTATCGCAATCGCTATTTCGGCGACGCCCGTCTTAGCTGAAGCCCCCGCAACCACCGCAGTGGCGGCTCAAGACACCCTCGGAATTTCGGCGACTCAGCCCGAATCGGGGCCATCGGTCAAAGTCGACGGCGGATATATGGTGCCTTACACGTCCACCATTCCCGGAACCGACGTGACCATCGAAATGGTGCCCGTTCCCGGCGGCAAATTCTTGATGGGAAGCCCCGACGACGAAGCCGACCGTGGTGACGACGAAGGCCCTCAAGTCGACGTCATTGTTGACCCGATGTGGGTCGCAAAGACCGAAACGACTTGGGCTCAATTCAAGGAGTTCATGCGTTTGTATGCGATCTTCAAAAGCTTTGAAGCTTCCGGCCAGCGCCCCGTCAACGACGACAATCGAGTCGACGCGATCACGGCGCCGACTGAACTGTATGAACCGAGCTACACATTCGAGTACGGCGAAGATCCGGCACAACCCGCCGTCACGATGACCCTCTATTCAGCCCAACAATTCACCAAGTGGCTCAGCCGCGTGACGGGAATCCAATACCGTTTGCCGACCGAAGCCGAATGGGAGTACGCAGCTCGCGCCGGTTCAACCACCCCGTATAGCTGGGGTGACGACGAGGGCGCAATCGATGACTACGCGTGGTACTTCGACAACGCCGATTCAGGCCAAATGCCCGTCGGCACCAAGAAGCCCAACGCTTTCGGTTTGCACGACATGCACGGCAACGTTGCCGAGTTGACGGTCAACATGCACACTGAAACTTATGACGAATACAAATCGCAAGAACCCATCAACGCGACCGATGTTTTGAAATGGGGCACCGAGTCAGCATCGGGCGTTGTCGCCCGCGGTGGAAGCTGGGAAAGCGACGCCGAACAGGTCCGCAGTGCTGCAAGAATCTTCAGCGACGATGAAGCTTGGAAGGAAGAAGACCCGAACTTCCCCCGAAGCCCTTGGTGGTTCACCAGCGATCCCGCACGCGGTGTAGGCTTTCGATTGTTCCGAGGTTATACGCCGATCCCGGCTGATAAAGTGACGAACTTCTATGAAGCCGTTGCCGAAGAAGTGATCAGCGATGTCGAATCGCGAGTCCAAGGCGGACGCGGCGGATACGGCTTGGTCGATCCAACGCTGCCCGACGCAATCAGAGATATGAAGTAG
- a CDS encoding serine/threonine protein kinase, with translation MHTTPVPSSEASPPPQPILDEATRSFVKRSMAAGLVDVNDLKKVVVSLMADDSVFTPARLAEGLIGAGILTKWQATKLLAGKSKGFYLGSYRLLRPLGRGGMGMVYLGEHHVMKRLMALKILPLDANADPRRIKRFEEEAKASAQLDHPNIMRAYDFAQAGGKRYIVMEYVDGIDLHQAIVRDGTMSVAQAMNALAQAAAGLAHAHERGIIHRDIKPSNLMLRTDGVIKVSDLGLARIGWAGGDAESRRLMGTADFVAPEQAINSQSVDARADIYSLGCSLYYLLTGRTPFDGTTVSQRLAKHQTAPVPNVCQMRSDCPPAVADLLQRMMAKRPEDRPHSAVDLIAQLKRLGAIAGEGVANTLRHVAPVGDTAVDDVTYQATIDDSSLSADGEVEIAVEATEFDFSSLPPVDLGTAMPGRPVQLGNTARPANALKPRAQAPSNPTVAATGNQQLLLGIGLTVAVLALITVVGMGVASMSKPLPKTQPKIKATEDGKGGSIVFVEKG, from the coding sequence ATGCATACAACGCCCGTGCCCAGTTCCGAAGCTTCGCCGCCGCCTCAGCCAATTTTGGACGAGGCGACTCGTTCATTCGTCAAGCGATCCATGGCCGCTGGCTTGGTTGATGTGAATGACTTGAAGAAGGTCGTCGTTTCGTTGATGGCAGACGATTCTGTTTTCACGCCCGCGAGACTGGCCGAAGGTTTGATCGGTGCGGGAATCCTGACGAAATGGCAAGCGACGAAATTGCTGGCCGGCAAAAGCAAAGGGTTCTACCTTGGCAGCTACCGTCTGCTTCGGCCGTTGGGTCGCGGCGGCATGGGAATGGTGTATCTGGGCGAGCACCATGTTATGAAGCGTTTGATGGCGCTGAAAATTCTGCCGCTGGACGCCAATGCCGACCCGCGACGGATCAAGCGATTCGAAGAGGAAGCGAAAGCATCGGCACAATTGGATCACCCCAACATTATGCGTGCCTACGACTTTGCCCAAGCCGGAGGCAAGCGGTATATCGTGATGGAGTATGTCGACGGCATCGATCTGCACCAAGCCATCGTGCGAGACGGAACCATGTCAGTCGCCCAAGCGATGAACGCTTTGGCTCAAGCGGCGGCGGGACTGGCGCACGCTCACGAACGTGGTATCATCCATCGCGACATCAAACCGTCGAATTTGATGCTGCGGACCGATGGGGTGATCAAAGTCAGCGACTTGGGTCTGGCGCGAATCGGGTGGGCCGGTGGAGACGCCGAGAGTCGTCGCTTGATGGGAACCGCCGACTTCGTTGCTCCCGAGCAAGCCATCAACAGCCAATCAGTCGACGCCCGCGCGGACATCTATTCGCTGGGGTGCTCGTTATATTACTTGCTGACCGGTCGCACCCCGTTCGATGGCACAACCGTATCGCAGCGATTGGCAAAGCACCAAACAGCGCCGGTTCCCAATGTTTGTCAAATGCGAAGTGATTGCCCGCCTGCGGTTGCCGACCTGCTTCAACGGATGATGGCCAAACGCCCCGAAGACCGCCCGCATTCGGCGGTCGATTTGATCGCCCAACTAAAACGACTCGGCGCGATCGCTGGCGAAGGCGTCGCGAACACGTTGCGTCACGTCGCTCCCGTCGGCGACACCGCCGTTGACGACGTTACGTATCAAGCCACCATCGACGACAGTTCGCTTTCGGCTGACGGTGAAGTGGAGATTGCGGTGGAAGCGACAGAGTTCGATTTCAGTTCCTTGCCGCCCGTCGATCTGGGGACGGCGATGCCAGGTCGCCCAGTTCAGCTTGGCAACACGGCCCGTCCGGCAAACGCGTTGAAACCGAGGGCTCAAGCCCCATCGAATCCGACGGTCGCCGCCACCGGCAACCAACAACTGCTGTTGGGTATCGGATTGACCGTTGCCGTTTTGGCACTGATCACCGTCGTGGGAATGGGTGTGGCATCCATGTCGAAGCCGCTTCCGAAAACTCAACCCAAAATCAAAGCTACCGAAGACGGTAAAGGTGGCTCGATCGTGTTTGTCGAAAAAGGCTAA
- a CDS encoding O-antigen ligase family protein yields MPTLCFAVIGLATLFNTIDINASFESTEDHVGVDWPVMVKLAIAAIAGFVGASGLAFSARVRRSLLTLPGFVLIALSSVFVVTSAFAYDEVATVSRIAALINVAYLLFVPTALAALGLRRLLIACLIGMVANLLINWGLYLGVPQVGVFEEELGNQTFINRMGGLGHPNAIARIGVLTVLISMAMLRDDSRKNKRAVLIALIVLGIMTAISTFSRSAFVAGCAGAMFLMVDRLLTRGGVLLGLAMAAVIAVGVIGVELTSGGAFEGDSIALVVTKTGEVEELTSATGRTEIWAEAIRLIAERPLIGWGLNSAPKLMQNFSMHTHNLLLHATFSGGVMAGLLTVLLLGWNLFSGLSSTLAITRAISAYVLVSCIFEDTVLDTFASPSTLLWFVVLLYPAIILSSKGPGDDAQAVE; encoded by the coding sequence ATGCCGACGCTTTGTTTTGCGGTGATCGGCTTGGCGACGCTCTTCAATACGATCGACATCAACGCGAGCTTCGAAAGCACGGAAGACCACGTCGGCGTCGATTGGCCGGTCATGGTGAAGCTGGCAATCGCCGCGATCGCCGGTTTCGTGGGCGCCAGTGGTCTAGCTTTCAGCGCCCGCGTTCGGCGCAGCTTGCTAACGCTTCCCGGTTTCGTCTTGATCGCTCTGTCATCCGTCTTTGTTGTGACGTCGGCGTTTGCCTATGACGAAGTCGCAACGGTGTCCCGGATCGCTGCGTTGATCAACGTCGCCTACCTGCTGTTCGTACCGACCGCGTTGGCCGCATTGGGCCTACGTCGTCTGTTGATCGCCTGTTTGATCGGGATGGTGGCGAACCTGTTGATCAATTGGGGACTGTACCTAGGGGTACCCCAGGTAGGCGTATTCGAAGAAGAACTTGGCAACCAAACGTTTATCAATCGGATGGGCGGCCTGGGACACCCCAACGCGATCGCTCGGATCGGGGTCCTGACGGTGCTGATCAGCATGGCAATGCTGCGCGACGATTCGCGAAAAAACAAACGCGCCGTTCTTATCGCCTTGATCGTGCTGGGGATCATGACCGCGATCTCCACGTTCAGCCGCAGCGCCTTCGTGGCCGGATGTGCCGGTGCCATGTTCTTGATGGTCGACCGCTTGCTGACGCGAGGTGGCGTTCTTCTTGGGCTTGCGATGGCGGCGGTGATTGCGGTCGGCGTGATTGGCGTCGAACTGACCAGCGGTGGAGCATTCGAGGGCGACTCGATCGCCCTGGTCGTGACCAAGACCGGCGAGGTCGAAGAGCTGACGTCAGCCACCGGGAGGACCGAGATTTGGGCCGAAGCGATCCGATTGATTGCCGAACGGCCATTGATCGGATGGGGGCTCAACAGTGCTCCCAAATTGATGCAGAATTTTTCGATGCACACGCACAACCTGCTACTCCACGCGACGTTTTCGGGTGGAGTGATGGCCGGGCTGTTGACCGTTTTGCTATTGGGCTGGAACCTGTTTTCGGGGCTTTCCAGCACGCTGGCGATCACCCGCGCGATTTCCGCCTACGTTTTGGTTTCCTGTATCTTCGAGGACACGGTGCTTGACACATTTGCCTCCCCGTCGACACTGCTGTGGTTCGTCGTTTTGCTGTATCCGGCGATCATACTGTCGTCGAAGGGGCCTGGGGACGACGCCCAGGCCGTCGAATAA